The Staphylococcus carnosus genome has a segment encoding these proteins:
- the accC gene encoding acetyl-CoA carboxylase biotin carboxylase subunit, with product MKKVLIANRGEIAVRIIRACKDLGLHTVAIYSEGDKDALHTQMADEAYCVGPTQSKDSYLNIANILSIATSTGCDAVHPGYGFLSENGDFAELCEACQLKFIGPNYESIQKMGIKDVAKEEMIRANVPVVPGSEGLVESIEDAKKTAEEIGYPVIIKATAGGGGKGIRVARDEKELENGYKMTQQEAETAFGNGGLYLEKFIENFRHIEFQIMGDQFGNVIQLGERDCTIQRRMQKLVEEAPSPILTAEKRAEMGAASIRAAKAVNYENAGTIEYIYDLDTDDFYFMEMNTRIQVEHPVTEMVTGVDLVKLQLLVAMGEPLPFTQDDITINGHAMEFRINAENPYKNFMPSPGKITQYLAPGGYGVRVESACYTNYTIPPYYDSMVAKLIIHEPTREEAIMAGMRALSEYLVLGIDTTIPFHIRLLQNDVFRGGEYSTKFLEQNNIMNEE from the coding sequence ATGAAAAAAGTATTAATCGCAAATCGCGGTGAAATTGCTGTAAGAATAATAAGAGCCTGCAAAGACTTAGGTCTACATACAGTTGCAATTTATTCTGAAGGGGATAAAGACGCCCTACATACTCAAATGGCGGATGAAGCATACTGTGTTGGTCCTACTCAATCAAAAGATTCTTATTTAAATATTGCAAACATCTTATCAATTGCTACATCAACTGGTTGTGACGCTGTTCACCCAGGTTATGGTTTTCTCTCAGAAAATGGAGATTTCGCAGAATTATGCGAAGCTTGTCAATTAAAATTTATCGGACCTAATTATGAGTCAATTCAAAAAATGGGAATTAAAGATGTGGCTAAAGAAGAAATGATTAGAGCTAATGTTCCTGTTGTTCCTGGTAGTGAGGGTTTAGTTGAATCAATTGAAGATGCTAAAAAAACTGCAGAGGAAATTGGTTACCCTGTAATAATTAAAGCAACTGCAGGTGGTGGTGGAAAAGGTATTCGTGTAGCAAGAGACGAAAAAGAACTTGAAAACGGATATAAAATGACACAACAAGAAGCTGAAACTGCTTTTGGCAACGGTGGCCTTTATTTAGAAAAGTTTATTGAAAACTTTAGACATATTGAATTCCAAATTATGGGAGATCAATTCGGGAATGTTATTCAATTAGGTGAACGTGATTGCACAATTCAGCGACGAATGCAGAAACTTGTTGAGGAAGCACCTTCTCCTATTTTAACAGCTGAAAAAAGAGCAGAAATGGGTGCTGCATCAATAAGAGCTGCTAAAGCAGTGAATTATGAAAATGCGGGTACTATTGAATATATATATGATTTAGATACTGATGATTTTTATTTTATGGAAATGAATACACGCATACAAGTTGAACACCCAGTAACTGAAATGGTTACAGGTGTCGATTTAGTGAAATTACAGTTATTAGTAGCAATGGGCGAACCGCTACCATTTACACAAGATGATATTACAATAAATGGACATGCAATGGAGTTCCGTATAAATGCAGAAAATCCATATAAAAACTTTATGCCTTCTCCTGGAAAAATTACGCAATATTTGGCACCCGGAGGTTACGGCGTAAGGGTTGAATCTGCTTGTTATACTAACTACACAATCCCTCCATATTACGATTCTATGGTTGCAAAACTAATCATTCATGAACCTACTAGAGAAGAAGCAATTATGGCAGGTATGCGTGCATTAAGCGAATACTTAGTACTTGGTATTGATACCACTATTCCTTTCCATATACGTCTTTTACAGA